TAAAGTTTCTCCACCTTGTGCGCTTTCGCTATCCGGTAGATTTCATTCCGTCTGGCTCTGAGTTCGTCGAGTTTGCACATGATATCCTCCTGCTCTGTTTAAATATAAGCCGCTTACGGGAAATTTCAATTGCACCAATGAAAAATACCGATTGCATTATCGATATCTCACCGACATATCGGAGCCAAAGACGATAAAACAAAAAATCCATCCGCCTTAAGCGTTTTTACGCTCAATCAAGATGGATTGCTCATGCTGTTTCTTCCGGCTGATACCGTAAGTGAATTCATCATCGAAAACATATGAGGCGTTCAATCAGGTCCATCCAATCGGGATGCTAATGGTCAACGGCCCGAATGAATTTCCATTCTCTTTCGCAGACCGGTTCTTCTTATTTCAGCTTGGAGAGCAAAAGGGAGAAAGAGCTGGAATCAGGGCAAAAAAAATTGGAGGCGTGGACCGGAATCGAACCGGTCTGAGCGATTTTGCAGACCGCTGCCTAACCTCTTGGCTACCACGCCTCGTGATGTTTTATACTATAATCCGCGTTTCAGGAAAAGCAAATCGAAAAACTTGATTTTTTCGAAAATTCCCCTCCCGCGGCGGAAATCGTACCGCGGGAGAGTCGGAATTCCGGGCCGGTGCTTTTATTCGAACGGCACCACCGCTTCGGCGGAAGCCGGCGTCGCAACCACCTCCGTGCTCTGCGACAGCACCGAGAAATCCGCGAAGAACGCATAAATCAGCACTACCACGACCAGCAGCGCGATTCCGCACGGAACCACGTACTTCCACGGCGTCAGATCCACCTCGCCGGAGTCCTCGTGCACCCACGGCGTCGAACGCGGAAACGCATAGGCGAAGAACAGCATCACCGCGATCAGCAGCACGAAGACCACACCGAAGAAGTGCCATTGACCGCCGAACAGGTAGTTCACCGCTTCCGGAAAGGCCAGCACGCCGAGCGCAATGATGATCACACCGCCGAGCAGCGCGATCTTCGCCGCAATCGCCGGTGTGCGTTTGCTCAGAAGACCGACGAGCACCACCGCGCAGATCGGAATGTTGTAAATGCCGTTCATGGTCTGGAGATAGGTGAAGATGCTGTCCTGTCCCGCCAGCAGCGGAGCAACGATCATCGACATGGCCGCAATCAGGCAGCCGAAGTATTTGCCGGAGCGCACGACCTGGATCTCGGTCGCATCCTTCTTCCAGAGCCGTTTGTAGATGCCGAGGCTGAACAGCGTGCAGGTGCTGTTCAAAGCCGAGTTGAAGCTCGACAGGATCGCGCCGACCAGAACCGCCGCGAAGAAACCGGTCAGCCACCACGGCAGCACCTCGCGGACGAGCGTTCCGTATGCCAGAACCGACTTCAGCTCCTCCCCTCGCTGAACCACGAAAATATAGTAGGCCATGATGCCGGGAAGCACGAGGTAGAGCGGCCCGAGCAGCTTCAGCAGCCCGGTCAGCAGCACACCCTTCTGGCCTTCGGCCAGGTTGCTCGCCGCCAGCGTCCGCTGGATGATCTGCTGGTTCGTGCACCAGTAGAAAACGTTGATGATCAGGACGCCGGTGAAGATGTTCCAGAACGGAACCGGCGCCTTCGCTCCCCCGATGGAGTTCAGCCGGTCCGGAATCTCCGTCGAAAGCGTCTCGAGGCCGCCGAGAATGCCGGCGTCGCCGCCGATCAGTTTCAGCCCGAGAATCGTGATGAGAAAGCCGCCGGCCAGAAGCCCGATGCCGTTCAGCATGTCCGAAAACGCGGTCGAACGCAGCCCGCCGAGCAGCGCATAGGCCGAACCGATGAGCCCGATCACCCAGACCGAAAGCCAGAGCAGGACGGTGTGATTCTGAATCCCGGTCAGCTCCGTCAAATTCAGGATGCTCGCCATACCCTGCGCGCCGGTATAGAGGATGATCGGCAGCAGAATCGTCATGTATGCGATAAGAAAAATCAGATTGCAGATGATCTGAGTCGTGCGGTCGAAACGGATCTCAAGCAGCTGCGGCACCGTCGTAATGCCGCTCTTCAGGAAACGGGGCAGGAAGAAGAGCGCCATGGCGACCAGCGCCACCACCGCGACGACCTCCCACACCATGACCGACAGCCCGGCGCTGAACGCGTCGCCGTTCAGGCCGACCATCTGCTCGGTGGACAGGTTGGTCAGCAGCAAGGAGCCGGCGATCACCGGGAAAGTCAGCGAACGCCCGGCCAGAAAGTAACCCTTCTGCGTCTTGAGGTCCTCGCCGCGGGTGGCCAGCCAGGTCAGCAGCGCGACGAGGCCGGTAAAAAACAGAAATGAGATCAAAGTGAACCAGATTGCCGGCATAGGTCGTCCTTTCCAACTGCAGGACAGCCCGGAAGATACACGCCGGAGGCTCCAACGCATATTGGCGCTGTCCAGATTTTGATATCGATGCTACTCCGAAGACGAGCGGACCGCCGGAATCGGAGAATGGATGAATTCCAACCGGATTCCATCCATTTCCGCACGTTCCGCCACCGACAGAATATATCATGAACCCGGTTTGAGTTCAATCCGCGAGCGAACGAAAATCCAAAGAAAAACGGCGAAAATCCGCTTCGCGCTCCCGGAACCGCCTCAGCCTTCAAACAGGGCGCGCGCTTCAGCCAGATGCTTCCGGATCGGCAGCTTCTGCGGGCACTTCGACTCGCAGAGGCCGCACCCGACGCAGGCGGAGGCGTTGCGCTCCTCCTTATCCGGCGCGGAACCGATTCTCGCATAGCTGCTGCGCGCATGTTCGCGGAACCCGTAGACCCTGTCGTAGATCAATGCCTCGAGCACAGCCGGAATCCGGACGTGTTCCGGACAGGATGGACCGCAGTAGTTGCAGCCGGTGCAGTAAAGATTCCGCAGTTCGCCGCACTGCTCACGGACCCGGACGAGGGCGGCGAGCTCCGGCTCCGTCAGCGGGTCGGCGTCGGAGGCGACCCGCGTATTGGCATCCACCATCGCGGCGCTCCCCATGCCGGAGAGCGCGCACGAAACGGCGGGATTCGCCAGAACAAAGCGCAGCGCGAGCTCCGGCGTCGTGAACTTCCCGCCGAGCGCATCTTCGAAGACGCCGCCGGCAAAGGCGAGGCGGCCGCCGCCGACCGGCCCCATCGCAACGGTTCCGAGCCCTTTTCCGGCCGCATAAGCGATCATCTCCGCATTAGCTACGTCGAGCAGATTGTACTGGAAGAGGACCGACGAAAATTCGCCGGTGTCGATCAGCGTCTTCATCGCGGCGGGCCGGTCGTGGAACGAAAAGCTCAAATGCCGGATCATCCCCCGGTCCCGCGCCTTCGCGGCCTGTTCGAAAAGCCGGAATTCGCGGATCGGCCCCGAAAGCGCCGATTCGCCGATGCCGTGAAAGTGATAGAAATCGATATGGTCCGTATCGAGTTTGCGCAACTGGTTTTCGAGAATCCGCCAGAAATCGTCCGCACATTTCAGCTCGCCGAGCGGCAGTTTGGTCGAAAGCCGGA
The DNA window shown above is from Victivallis lenta and carries:
- a CDS encoding aldo/keto reductase, with translation MQYRKFGNTGFEISALGFGAMRLPVADVPLDGPEPDLEPAIDLLCRGFEAGINYVDTAYFYLRGWSEIAVGRALKRNHWRDRVRLSTKLPLGELKCADDFWRILENQLRKLDTDHIDFYHFHGIGESALSGPIREFRLFEQAAKARDRGMIRHLSFSFHDRPAAMKTLIDTGEFSSVLFQYNLLDVANAEMIAYAAGKGLGTVAMGPVGGGRLAFAGGVFEDALGGKFTTPELALRFVLANPAVSCALSGMGSAAMVDANTRVASDADPLTEPELAALVRVREQCGELRNLYCTGCNYCGPSCPEHVRIPAVLEALIYDRVYGFREHARSSYARIGSAPDKEERNASACVGCGLCESKCPQKLPIRKHLAEARALFEG
- a CDS encoding solute:sodium symporter family transporter; the encoded protein is MPAIWFTLISFLFFTGLVALLTWLATRGEDLKTQKGYFLAGRSLTFPVIAGSLLLTNLSTEQMVGLNGDAFSAGLSVMVWEVVAVVALVAMALFFLPRFLKSGITTVPQLLEIRFDRTTQIICNLIFLIAYMTILLPIILYTGAQGMASILNLTELTGIQNHTVLLWLSVWVIGLIGSAYALLGGLRSTAFSDMLNGIGLLAGGFLITILGLKLIGGDAGILGGLETLSTEIPDRLNSIGGAKAPVPFWNIFTGVLIINVFYWCTNQQIIQRTLAASNLAEGQKGVLLTGLLKLLGPLYLVLPGIMAYYIFVVQRGEELKSVLAYGTLVREVLPWWLTGFFAAVLVGAILSSFNSALNSTCTLFSLGIYKRLWKKDATEIQVVRSGKYFGCLIAAMSMIVAPLLAGQDSIFTYLQTMNGIYNIPICAVVLVGLLSKRTPAIAAKIALLGGVIIIALGVLAFPEAVNYLFGGQWHFFGVVFVLLIAVMLFFAYAFPRSTPWVHEDSGEVDLTPWKYVVPCGIALLVVVVLIYAFFADFSVLSQSTEVVATPASAEAVVPFE